The Mauremys reevesii isolate NIE-2019 linkage group 1, ASM1616193v1, whole genome shotgun sequence genome has a segment encoding these proteins:
- the ANKRD42 gene encoding ankyrin repeat domain-containing protein 42 isoform X8, which translates to MQRWSVLQRAYDLNALVMNGVNLTAQDDRGCTPSHLAAAHGQSYTLQTILRSGMDANVSDKNDWKPVHYAAFHGRLGCLQLLIRWGATINDVDNNGNLPAHLAAMEGHLHCFKFLVSKMASVSHTLKARNDHGETPKDLAQRFYKDNIVQYIDSVEHERDHPEEQENLAFPAHVAAFKGDLVTLRRLVESGIININERDEKGSTLMHKAAGQGHTSCLQWLIEMGADCDITNEAGETPKDVAKRFAQLAAVELLRRAMGDDSDEELDDNDVRFFDRHGVEGSTDTTEDLIPDEAKKRDARIRAYQKIEELRQLLEIAYSNYKQLGGITVEERKKKKEEREAEKMIRELEAQLEYERVRREKLERQLDEYRAETSHLKECLEKLQLTPTISGVSVCPQEGEAASDLGKEKKKMKKKPPGSPGGVFVRRY; encoded by the exons ATGCAAAGATGGTCTGTACTTCAAAGAGCTTATGATCTAAAT GCGCTTGTAATGAATGGAGTAAACTTAACAGCTCAAGATGACCGAGGATGCACTCCGTCACACCTAGCTGCAGCCCATGGACAATCCTACACTTTACAAACCATACTGCGGAGTGGAATG GATGCAAATGTTTCAGATAAGAATGACTGGAAGCCAGTTCATTATGCTGCTTTTCATGGCCGTTTGGGTTGTTTGCAGCTTCTTATTAGATGGGGAGCTACTATAAATGACGTGGATAACAATGGAAATCTTCCAG CTCATCTGGCAGCAATGGAGGGCCACCTGCATTGTTTTAAGTTCTTGGTTAGTAAAATGGCCAGTGTGTCTCATACCTTGAAAGCCAGGAATGACCATGGGGAGACCCCAAAGGACTTGGCACAGAGGTTCTATAAGGATAATATTGTGCAGTACATCGACAGCGTGGAACATGAAAGAGATCATCCAGAAGAACAGGAAA ATTTAGCATTTCCAGCCCATGTGGCTGCTTTCAAAGGGGACTTGGTGACACTTAGAAGATTAGTGGAAAGTGGAATCATCAATATTAATGAACGGGATGAAAAGGGATCCACTCTCATGCACAAAG CTGCTGGACAAGGCCACACAAGCTGCTTGCAATGGTTGATTGAAATGGGAGCTGATTGTGACATTACAAATGAAGCTGGAGAGACTCCAAAGGATGTAGCCAAGAG ATTCGCCCAGCTGGCAGCTGTGGAGCTTTTGAGACGGGCAATGGGAGACGACTCTGATGAAGAATTAGATGACAACGATGTAAGGTTTTTTGACAGACATGGCGTGGAAGGGAGCACAGACACCACGGAAGATTTAATTCCAGATGAAGCAAAAAAAAGAGACGCCCGCA TAAGAGCCTACCAAAAGATTGAAGAACTTCGGCAACTTCTAGAAATTGCCTACAGCAACTACAAACAGCTGGGAGGAATAACTGTAgaggagaggaagaagaagaaagaagaaagggaGGCTGAAAA GATGATTCGAGAACTGGAGGCCCAGCTAGAATACGAACGTGTCCGTCGAGAGAAACTGGAGCGTCAGCTGGATGAATACCGAGCAGAGACAAGCCACCTCAAAGAGTGTCTGGAGAAACTGCAGCTCACACCCACCATCTCTGGGGTGAGTGTCTGCCCTCAG GAAGGTGAGGCTGCCTCTGATTtaggaaaagagaaaaagaaaatgaagaaaaagccACCAGGCAGCCCCGGCGGAGTGTTTGTGAGACGATACTGA